One Saccharomyces kudriavzevii IFO 1802 strain IFO1802 genome assembly, chromosome: 4 genomic region harbors:
- the SKDI04G6780 gene encoding uncharacterized protein (similar to Saccharomyces cerevisiae YDR476C; ancestral locus Anc_5.610): MWDSLIVSINDRHKLGLEDCLAVFGHVPITKAVKHVRLKEIDTQTSTFTLKFLHTDTGQNIEKIVYFIDNDSGNDIRTAAGIKQVFDRMFRIAAEKRNLSPVQIDTVEYPCTLTDLLIIAGVALPSLCYFYRPALHALFSLVPNPVGAALEKWLDSDRVLQVIILAEFLTHALETLIFIVPRLKYYRVPGEFVPEWLLLGLLEGYGPARRLDAKVRTFGEGSAA; this comes from the coding sequence ATGTGGGATTCTTTGATCGTGAGCATCAACGACAGGCATAAGTTAGGACTGGAGGACTGTCTGGCCGTTTTTGGCCACGTCCCGATCACCAAGGCCGTCAAGCACGTGAGACTGAAAGAGATCGACACGCAAACGTCCACGTTCACGCTAAAGTTTCTTCACACGGACACAGGTCAGAACATCGAGAAGATCGTCTACTTCATCGACAACGACTCCGGTAACGATATCCGCACTGCAGCGGGAATCAAGCAGGTCTTCGACAGGATGTTCCGCATTGCCGCAGAGAAGAGGAACTTGTCTCCCGTTCAAATCGACACTGTCGAGTACCCCTGCACTCTGACGGACTTGCTGATCATAGCGGGCGTAGCACTACCGTCGTTGTGCTACTTCTACCGGCCGGCATTGCACGCACTATTCTCTCTGGTGCCGAACCCAGTGGGTGCGGCCTTGGAGAAATGGCTGGACAGCGACCGCGTGCTGCAAGTGATCATCCTAGCAGAGTTCCTGACTCACGCCCTGGAAACgctcatcttcatcgtccCCAGGCTCAAGTACTACCGTGTTCCTGGCGAGTTTGTGCCCGAGTGGCTTCTTCTGGGCCTTCTAGAGGGCTACGGCCCCGCCAGGCGCCTGGATGCTAAGGTTCGCACTTTTGGAGAAGGGTCTGCTGCTTAG
- the JIP4 gene encoding Jip4p (similar to Saccharomyces cerevisiae JIP4 (YDR475C) and YOR019W; ancestral locus Anc_5.609) translates to MVLRDQDAQSRNFYKHIRLFIRPDQLEKTVNVLAKQEEDDSRSLASILDSSPLVKKRGRSSNEKYLPCVSFNTVPRSRVSSPLDEEKREFPGVQVPADYTMDEYYDDESGYSSDSNVDFFSRNSYSGGSSNREGSSASPGRYSSPPPASRRNIKIGQMFKISGNGKIVREDYPTTPTDINNALVINRAYANWRELWIKKKNQIDRRLEQKQDFFNYPTILFPPNKKKISAGAATTIKFNPPLEDGFTPLTKSQKRKERVLNEVVGFPNTPRTILCHVSGRRHTWVALDWVLRTLIQNTDHIVVLANLPGLTRSNFDDNGSMTRRKRLLMTLDDSRSIRSTTRSRSRSRSRSVCTRRALSLGPEESDNKMKHESFMEWSSGYTQNEIERKLQDLFDYVTLVLPQDRSVKITVEILIGKTKKTLLEAMNIYFPDFFVSSTLRWKRTDNLVHWKSNLLTDKLCTNFPIPTFVVPAKRMLELELNLQRQFADSKATKAKDKSASKPGLNHSKSADARLPTISSIKREPINDYSIDSLCYSADANGVDDESRINVSNGGPNTSDNDENDVGSVESLTSNISVKERLCGLARNRRESMAQQLNDADHDSSIPPGQRHLKKLDIILESSLKFSLEVDTITDSTENADANGSRSRSMDSGFEELKRVITGGAPPKHVAAQKRSMLDVLDNPSASRSKSKSRSRSKSRDNPKPGSPSAAGINSDTSESRSRSPQIKFASTVKDVDGNAALGVFKSKLSPDNTGDKEHHHSYYRGADQPATPAFPELTPSKSYSVSSGNKDPSLRKVSSASSLRKVKSNDSNPGKHTKKTPVTSTYLKPNSGGGGLFSFFKSKSRSSSPLRSDTEAKSTSKRSGLFGFRKL, encoded by the coding sequence ATGGTGCTACGAGATCAGGATGCACAGTCGAGGAATTTCTACAAGCATATCAGGCTGTTTATTCGACCGGATCAGCTGGAAAAAACGGTGAACGTACTGGCGAAGcaggaagaagatgatagCCGTAGTCTGGCGTCGATACTGGACTCGAGTCCTCTCGTGAAAAAGAGAGGAAGGAGTAGCAACGAAAAATATTTACCATGCGTGTCCTTCAACACGGTGCCCAGGTCTAGGGTATCTTCGCCCTTggatgaagagaaaagagaaTTTCCCGGCGTGCAAGTTCCCGCAGACTACACCATGGATGAGTATTACGACGACGAAAGTGGCTATTCTTCCGACAGCAATGTCGATTTTTTCTCGAGGAACAGCTATTCTGGCGGCTCGTCTAATCGGGAGGGTAGTAGCGCTAGTCCTGGGAGGTACTCGTCTCCACCACCTGCCTCCAGAAGAAACATCAAAATAGGCCAGATGTTCAAGATTTCCGGAAACGGGAAAATCGTAAGGGAAGACTACCCCACCACGCCTACAGATATCAATAATGCTCTCGTTATCAATAGGGCGTACGCCAACTGGAGGGAGCTATGgatcaaaaagaaaaaccagATCGATCGTCGATTGGAGCAAAAgcaagattttttcaattatccAACGATACTTTTCCctccaaacaaaaaaaaaatatcagcGGGGGCTGCCACCACAATCAAGTTCAATCCTCCCCTAGAGGACGGGTTTACGCCTCTGACCAAGTCccaaaagaggaaagagcGTGTTTTGAACGAAGTAGTTGGGTTCCCCAACACTCCGCGAACAATACTCTGCCACGTTAGCGGTAGGAGACATACCTGGGTCGCACTGGATTGGGTGCTACGCACTTTGATACAGAATACAGACCATATCGTTGTGCTGGCGAACTTGCCTGGCCTTACAAGAAGCAATTTCGACGACAACGGTTCAATGACTAGGCGAAAAAGGTTGCTGATGACGTTGGATGATAGCAGAAGTATAAGGTCAACGACGAGATCCAGGTCCAGATCGAGATCAAGATCCGTATGCACAAGAAGAGCGCTATCTCTGGGACCGGAGGAATCCGATAACAAGATGAAACACGAAAGTTTCATGGAATGGTCCTCTGGATATACACAGAATGAAATAGAACGTAAACTGCAGGATTTGTTTGATTACGTTACGCTCGTTCTTCCGCAAGACCGTTCCGTTAAGATTACTGTGGAAATCCTGATAGGTAAGACCAAAAAAACGCTCCTAGAGGCCATGAACATCTATTTTCCAGACTTCTTCGTGTCCAGCACGTTGAGGTGGAAGAGAACAGATAATCTGGTTCATTGGAAATCAAATCTTCTGACAGATAAATTGTGTACCAACTTTCCCATTCCAACGTTCGTCGTACCAGCGAAAAGAATGTTGGAATTGGAATTGAATTTGCAAAGACAGTTTGCAGATTCAAAGGCGACTAAAGCAAAAGATAAAAGTGCTTCAAAGCCCGGTTTAAATCATTCCAAGTCCGCAGATGCCAGACTCCCAACTATTTCAAGCATCAAACGAGAACCAATTAACGACTATTCTATAGATTCTTTGTGTTATTCCGCTGATGCCAACGGCGTTGACGATGAAAGTAGGATAAATGTATCTAATGGTGGACCTAATACGTccgataatgatgaaaacgacGTAGGATCAGTGGAGTCGTTGACTTCTAACATTTCGGTAAAGGAAAGGCTATGTGGCTTGGCTAGAAACCGTAGGGAAAGTATGGCACAGCAATTAAACGATGCTGATCATGATTCGTCAATACCGCCGGGGCAAAggcatttgaaaaaattagacATCATTCTGGAGTCTTCCCTGAAGTTTTCGTTAGAAGTTGATACCATCACTGATAGTACTGAAAATGCTGATGCAAACGGCAGTAGGTCACGCTCTATGGATTCGGGGTtcgaagaattgaaaagggtGATCACTGGCGGTGCTCCACCAAAACATGTCGCCGCTCAAAAGAGGTCCATGCTTGACGTTTTGGACAATCCAAGTGCATCTAGATCCAAATCCAAGTCAAGATCAAGGTCTAAATCAAGGGACAATCCAAAGCCAGGTTCACCCTCTGCTGCTGGTATAAACTCCGATACAAGTGAGTCCAGGTCACGTTCTCCACAAATAAAGTTTGCATCCACAGTCAAGGATGTGGACGGCAACGCTGCTCTTGGCGtattcaaatcaaaacttTCACCAGACAATACAGGCGACAAGGAACATCACCACAGTTATTATCGCGGTGCGGATCAACCGGCCACTCCAGCCTTCCCGGAATTGACGCCTTCAAAGTCCTACAGTGTAAGTTCTGGTAATAAGGATCCGTCCTTGAGGAAAGTTAGTAGTGCATCCTCTCTCAGAAAAGTGAAATCTAATGATTCTAACCCTGGAAAGcatacaaagaaaacaccTGTGACTTCGACTTACCTAAAACCAAACTCAGGCGGTGGCggcttattttctttcttcaaaagtaaATCAAGATCCTCGTCACCTTTAAGAAGCGACACTGAGGCCAAAAGTACTTCTAAGCGTAGTGGGCTTTTTGGGTTCAGAAAATTATGA
- the UGO1 gene encoding mitofusin complex protein UGO1 (similar to Saccharomyces cerevisiae UGO1 (YDR470C); ancestral locus Anc_5.595) encodes MNNNSATEATSRAQMRPYYDPDSFNAGYSAIFKPEEGVVDPQGYTIASKLNVINSSPTTKRMANMFKSSPMKKLSNSINDGLSSDGGSSEITSLNNFEWAELINLQKWRKIFEQLLDMFFRRYFQLLIQQPFDVARLLTQVGEFQVPNTIVNESRPEPPIILRDEEAGAAGEEEEGYGYDEEEIDFFPVERKMAEANSNTPFMVDEADHPHSGLTDSSLIITPQSLHTIDVINALFDQEGIRGLWKANNTTFIYNFLSLSIDTWFTGLLSSFLGVPDPYFMEVINSSDISKSFILAFGAGVFTSIILLPVDLIRTRLIVTSFKRKKNGKTNVKSKITNTRSLRQLIRCWSWRKNGVSIPLDMWSLTILQSINNSFFNKLFDLVIYNQFHIEKYSQTVMYNTMKFFSKSIELFIKLPVENLLRRCQLNYLLNDQRLLFKVDSTELIVKPKKYNGIWDVVRNNSKTDRGQLWNGWKVGVISLICGYGLQMINKVDINMEQEKF; translated from the coding sequence atgaataataatagcGCCACGGAGGCAACATCAAGGGCACAGATGCGGCCCTATTATGATCCTGATTCATTCAACGCCGGTTATAGCGCTATTTTCAAACCTGAAGAAGGTGTAGTAGATCCACAGGGATATACCATTGCGTCTAAACTAAATGTTATTAATTCATCCCCCACAACGAAGAGAATGGCAAATATGTTTAAAAGTTCcccaatgaaaaaattatcaaattcCATAAACGATGGATTGTCATCCGATGGTGGTAGCAGCGAAATAACTAGTTTGAATAACTTCGAGTGGGCAGAACTGATCAATCTCCAGAAATGGCgtaaaatatttgaacaACTGCTCGATATGTTCTTTAgaagatattttcaattgctCATCCAGCAGCCCTTTGATGTAGCAAGACTGCTTACTCAAGTGGGTGAATTTCAAGTACCCAATACTATAGTCAACGAAAGTAGACCTGAACCTCCGATAATCCTGCGGGATGAAGAAGCCGGTGCCGCGggggaagaggaagaaggtTATGGTTACGATGAGGAGGAAATCGATTTCTTTCCCgtagaaagaaagatgGCTGAGGCAAACTCTAATACGCCTTTTATGGTCGATGAGGCTGATCATCCACATTCTGGACTCACTGATAGTTCTCTAATCATCACTCCTCAATCCCTACATACAATCGATGTCATCAATGCTCTATTCGACCAGGAGGGTATTCGTGGTTTATGGAAGGCCAACAACACAACCTTTAtttataattttctttctctaaGCATTGACACTTGGTTCACAGGTTTactttcatcttttttggGTGTTCCCGACCCTTACTTTATGGAGGTTATCAACTCATCGGATATTTCTAAATCTTTCATCTTAGCCTTCGGCGCAGGGGTATTCACTAGTATCATATTGCTACCTGTGGATTTGATTAGAACTAGATTGATAGTTACATCATTtaagaggaagaagaatggCAAGACAAATGTAAAGAGTAAGATTACGAATACCAGAAGTTTGAGACAATTGATTAGATGTTGGTCATGGCGTAAAAACGGTGTTTCCATTCCTCTAGACATGTGGTCCTTGACCATTCTACAATCTATCAATAAcagttttttcaacaaattatTTGATTTAGTCATCTACAATCAATTTCATATCGAAAAATACTCTCAAACTGTGATGTATAATAcgatgaagtttttttctaaatcaaTTGAACTGTTTATTAAATTACCGGTAGAGAATCTGTTACGTCGCTGTCAATTAAACTACCTATTGAACGATCAACGGTTGTTATTTAAAGTTGACTCCACGGAATTGATAgtaaaaccaaaaaaatataacgGTATATGGGATGTGGTTAGAAACAATTCTAAAACGGATAGGGGCCAACTCTGGAACGGTTGGAAGGTTGGTGTGATTAGCTTAATTTGCGGGTATGGGCTACAAATGATAAATAAGGTTGATATCAACATGGAGCAAGAGAAATTCTAA
- the TRS31 gene encoding TRAPP subunit TRS31 (similar to Saccharomyces cerevisiae TRS31 (YDR472W); ancestral locus Anc_5.601) — protein MSQRIIQPSTADQQLQGKSNGYEYTVGPKQAITGEASTAYVPSRIYSESLLFKKQEVSLSAMAFLFQEMISQVHRTCKSTSDFETRLSDYGHNIGIRLLELLNFRASISPSSLSRTSTFLSQNDSSSKLSSASNSSNILSNSNTTTSSSANERLQEKQTESLSNYITKMRRRDLKILDILQFIHGTLWSYLFNHVSDDLVKSSERDNEYMIVDNFPNLTQFIPGENVSCEYFVCGIIRGFLFNAGFPCGVTAHRMPQGEHSQRTIYLIQFDRQVLEREGLRFG, from the coding sequence ATGTCGCAAAGAATCATCCAACCAAGTACAGCTGATCAACAACTTCAAGGTAAGTCCAATGGATATGAATACACTGTGGGGCCCAAGCAGGCTATAACAGGCGAGGCATCTACAGCCTATGTACCTTCCAGAATATACTCTGAATCTCTTCTCTTCAAAAAGCAGGAGGTTTCTTTATCAGCAATGGCTTTTTTGTTCCAAGAAATGATTTCACAAGTACACAGAACGTGCAAATCTACTAGTGATTTCGAAACCAGATTAAGTGATTATGGACACAACATCGGAATTCGTCTCCTAGAATTGTTGAATTTTAGAGCATCTATCTCTCCAAGTTCTCTTTCCAGGACATCTACATTCCTATCACAAAACgactcttcttcaaaattatcaagCGCATCAAATTCATCGAACATACTATCCAATTCCAATACAACAACTTCCTCCTCAGCTAATGAGCGGCTTCAGGAAAAGCAAACGGAATCATTATCTAACTATATTACAAAGATGAGGCGTcgtgatttgaaaattctcGATATACTACAATTTATTCATGGCACGTTATGGTCGTACCTTTTTAATCACGTAAGTGACGACTTAGTCAAGTCTTCGGAACGTGATAATGAATATATGATAGTAGACAACTTCCCTAATTTGACCCAATTCATCCCAGGTGAAAATGTCTCTTGTGAGTACTTTGTTTGTGGTATAATTAGAGGATTTCTCTTCAATGCTGGATTCCCATGTGGTGTGACGGCACACCGTATGCCACAAGGTGAGCATAGTCAGCGAACGATCTATTTAATTCAGTTCGATAGGCAGGTGCTTGAAAGAGAAGGTCTGAGATTTGGTTGA
- the RPL27B gene encoding 60S ribosomal protein eL27 (similar to Saccharomyces cerevisiae RPL27B (YDR471W) and RPL27A (YHR010W); ancestral locus Anc_5.597), producing the protein MAKFLKAGKVAVVVRGRYAGKKVVIVKPHDEGSKSHPFGHALVAGIERYPLKVTKKHGAKKVAKRTKIKPFIKVVNYNHLLPTRYTLDVEAFKSVVSTETFEQPSQREEAKKVVKKAFEERHQAGKNQWFFSKLRF; encoded by the exons ATGGCtaagtttttgaaagcaGGCAAAGTTG CTGTCGTTGTTCGTGGTCGTTACGCCGGTAAGAAGGTTGTTATCGTCAAGCCACACGATGAAGGTTCTAAATCTCATCCATTTGGTCACGCTTTGGTTGCCGGTATTGAAAGATACCCATTAAAGGTCACCAAGAAGCACGGTGCCAAGAAGGTCGCTAAGAGAACTAAGATCAAGCCTTTCATCAAGGTCGTTAACTACAACCATCTATTACCAACCAGATACACTTTGGATGTCGAAGCTTTCAAGAGTGTTGTCTCCACAGAAACTTTTGAACAACCATCTCAACGTGAAGAGGCTAAGAAGGTCGTAAAGAAAGCTTTCGAAGAAAGACACCAAGCTGGTAAAAACCAATGGTTCTTCTCCAAGTTGAGATTCTAG
- the PRP3 gene encoding U4/U6-U5 snRNP complex subunit PRP3 (similar to Saccharomyces cerevisiae PRP3 (YDR473C); ancestral locus Anc_5.608), which yields MPLRNSLDNGNPKNQKTRRYEPSFSQQRLQTSNGEEKSQGRGLKTELHSALKSSNLNLIRKNYQTGDNPYLSDIQGPSPSNKLNRRYERGLKFYKKGEISKRIAQERELRKFQEDEDSKRRLKLEEEEREREKLVESGHLPDLKLHEDTYILDLPKFETYYNANHGHEWWDTVYLDEKGEVMEKYRMKGTSPAEEDGKYDNDDDDDDDDDKHPSIRYVAHPIPEKINYAKVSVKTYLTQRERKKIRRNRRKMFREAQEVKIKLGLLPKPEPKVKLSNMMSVYENDQNIADPTAWEKTVKDQVDLRKRKHMEENERRHEEAVKRRKEISNLSIEKPSAYYCKVFQFKNLQNPKIRFKLKMNSKELSLKGLCLRIRDDGPGIIIVVGDEKSCRFYENLVMRRIKWNEDFNLHINNEDVKMNMHNNSVVKTWEGFLRDCKFKGWFMKVCNDQESLLRTLGQFDSEGFYSPVLT from the coding sequence ATGCCTCTAAGGAATAGTCTTGATAATGGtaatccaaaaaatcaaaaaactCGACGTTATGAACCAAGCTTCTCACAACAACGCCTACAGACTAGCAATGGTGAAGAAAAGTCTCAGGGCCGTGGTCTGAAAACCGAACTACATTCAGCATTAAAGTCTTCGAATTTGAACTTGattcgaaaaaattatcaaaccGGTGATAATCCGTATCTCAGTGACATACAGGGCCCAAGTCCATCGAATAAGCTTAACAGGCGTTACGAAAGAGGCCTGAAGTTTTATAAAAAGGGAGAAATTAGCAAAAGAATTGCCCAAGAAAGAGAATTGCGAAAGTTCCAGGAGGATGAAGattccaaaagaagattaaaactggaagaagaggagagagagagagagaaaTTAGTTGAATCGGGTCATTTACCTGACCTGAAATTACATGAAGATACGTACATACTAGATTTGCCGAAATTCGAAACCTATTACAACGCTAACCATGGTCATGAGTGGTGGGATACGGTTTATTTAGATGAGAAGGGTGAAGTGATGGAAAAATATAGGATGAAGGGCACATCGCCCGCCGAAGAAGACGGCAAATacgataatgatgatgacgacgatgatgacgatgataaACATCCATCTATAAGATATGTAGCTCATCCTATACCTGAAAAGATCAATTACGCAAAGGTATCAGTTAAGACATACCTGACACAGCGagaaaggaagaaaataagaagaaatagacGTAAAATGTTTAGGGAAGCACAAGAAGTGAAGATTAAATTGGGACTACTACCGAAGCCTGAACCAAAGGTCAAACTAAGTAATATGATGAGTGTGTACGAAAATGACCAGAACATAGCAGATCCAACTGCCTGGGAAAAAACTGTCAAAGACCAAGTagatttgagaaaaaggaaacacatggaagaaaacgaaagaAGGCACGAAGAAGCCgtcaaaagaaggaaagaaatttctaaTCTAAGTATCGAAAAGCCGTCAGCATACTATTGTAAAGTATTCCAATTTAAGAACTTACAGAACCCGAAAATAAGATTTaagttgaagatgaatAGCAAGGAACTGTCATTGAAGGGATTATGTCTTCGCATACGTGACGATGGGCCAGGAATTATTATAGTTGTGGGTGACGAAAAATCATGCAGATTTTATGAAAATTTGGTGATGAGAAGGATAAAATGGAATGAAGATTTCAACCtacatataaataatgAGGATGTGAAAATGAATATGCATAATAACTCGGTTGTTAAAACATGGGAAGGCTTTTTAAGAGATTGTAAGTTCAAAGGTTGGTTTATGAAAGTTTGCAATGACCAAGAATCTTTATTGCGTACACTGGGTCAATTCGATTCAGAAGGCTTTTACTCGCCCGTCCTGACGTGA